A portion of the Cololabis saira isolate AMF1-May2022 chromosome 17, fColSai1.1, whole genome shotgun sequence genome contains these proteins:
- the golga4 gene encoding golgin subfamily A member 4 isoform X2, protein MFKKLKQRINEEQSPQRNAQSPQQAQMGSGDRRSSQTPPFHHDETPAPSDREMLAGMIAEPAFLSEYTIFALDHSKRPKTAQVASVSVSKGPARSPRGSINGDGSASPQREESQSFAQKLQLKVPSVESLIRGGASRAESLFRSSSRESLVRSPSRESLTPLGENESSGIPTYDPPSDIESEAEEPPGSVEAFSKEQLLHRLTQVERSLGKYRGKYSELVTAYRTTQREKEKTQVILSQSQDKSLRRIGELREELQMDQQAKKHLQDEFDAALEEKDQMITVLQTQVALLKKRAKGVSDGSLAPEGEVSQTEVAEGSSSAMQSPSKEMELPEGEGNSDPTKLMEALQKRVKRQENLLQKCKEVMRTHKERSGQLSSENEALQEQLQERLQELEKMKELHTTEKTKLITQLRDAKNLIEQLEQDKGMVIAETKRQMHETLEMKEEEIAQLRSRLQQATTQKEELQEQKEKAEKSAFEELERALGVAQRAEEARKQLQVQLQVQLEEQVKEVEMAGEEERKNLQQELTRVKQEVVSIMKSSEETVTQLEKTHSEALAAKEEEIKERISKAVEQCKEQFSQLSKEREQQASLALEDAELQQTAVKTEADNRVKEIQMELEAARTRILELESSVKEDSQGESSLSHQLSSQLEELKNKHKEKITTLKEKHQEQLEKHKDTLTQQHNVALEEFKEKQGAEIETLLKDKELQFQTHIEDMNLKTLEKLDAKQAELEELSAELSEVLKGKQLLEDASRLAEQEHKESLGCMEKTLKQELNALKIVLSEKEKNIEQLILKEKTLREQSQSTSQDLQARIHEFEQLQQSLAQAQRENENLKESNAQSSKISDDLDQCKKDLMDLNHQLEEAKNDCHQKEKSHQEIEHQLQETKKQLLEKEKSFTADLNTHLEKQTRLEKQLVDEKAAHEKKLKTTLNEMEAKLKTQETKMEKFKHKAKEMHENYKKKLQQIEENMKKELAKKEMALQAKEQQVQEKIVEMAQKSSQGLSSAMSELQANHKEELEKLHTNQKHKVEELELRWREKLAQQEEELAEKHSGTLQEKGQELEEISQQFGRTRKENEQLLSDIKDLKEELAIRETTVQKLQEELNEAAMKLDSLSQAEALLKEQMEATERNLNQALNERNALQDQLNTAGEESKEKLRSLSEKLNETENELEALKTSRCRESEDLQSKFDETSIQLQAKEGAFQQQLIMVISKMDHCCKEVLSKIECASNELQERVESQVKELNLRLLSSQETVKHLKNIVLTKADRICTLEENLRQHTEENKNLCISLEQMTAQVNVHMERTEALTCEKESHSQSVSDQVQKIEELSEANRVLSQTLETNGLHITDLESIVTELKNQLASSIKEKEEAINQLKQQYEEERQQAVAQMKETIERLEQERKSALEQADALRNSQSEYENKAEARGTQDETAIKSLQARLEKLEREISEKNEALQRLTASIDNQSISKSEMDQVLSEKEQKVSDLTSELQSCIGRLGELQQQLALKTTECEQLTTDLKQHHSIRENEKREFVEQLQQIQMQRTQNGNLEQEMAEKLHSLEEDNQKCKNKLESQREEFERMKDEIIKNKEESLKAAEERLSAESARKVSELKKKAEQKISHIKKQLTAQLDEKEQMIKALQSNLEGNKGDEKQSNKQIETLEEKTKILEETLVKLQEEQEKQIEQILSSERLEKERSLEELKTMYEDKLMSVQRDAEQQVQLKETESAWHEIQAKLKEAEEQNGSLLAELKRLTEELREKDAQLHQLLATTEKLQEEVKVEHSSMQQTTSVMQNHSPVEGVDDDGSLQSLENKLSQIKNEKEKVQKDFTRLQKDMRVLRKEHEQDLEYMKKELLEENEKKLKLELEHVEMKHNSAMKQLLREFNTQMALKEKELDSTVKETIAKAQTVEEELLGSHRDEASQLRKVISQKDDDLHRTVQKYEQVIQTREEEMGQRVWQIQKQLEELQARCQGPSEVTSEDLPAQLAEKTTLLSEARLKEQEFMERINSLEDKLKCLHRSTVVTHLGSTFKDPGIDASDLVSEATEMEYLRKVLFEYMMGRETKTMAKVITSMLKFPPDQAQKVMDKEDTKTVHWLR, encoded by the exons ATGTTTAAAAAGCTTAAGCAGCGGATAAACGAGGAGCAGTCCCCGCAGAGGAATGCGCAGTCACCGCAGCAGGCCCAG ATGGGCAGTGGAGACCGACGCAGCAGCCAAACCCCGCCTTTCCATCATGATGAGACACCCGCTCCGAGTGACAGAGAG ATGCTGGCCGGGATGATAGCAGAGCCCGCTTTTCTCTCTGAGTATACTATCTTTGCTCTGGACCATTCAAAACGACCCAAAACGGCCCAGGTAGCCAGTGTG AGCGTCTCCAAAGGACCTGCAAGGTCGCCCAGAGGTAGCATCAATGGGGATGGAAGTGCTTCTCCTCAA AGGGAGGAGTCACAGTCATTTGCCCAGAAACTACAGCTGAAAGTTCCTTCAGTGGAGTCGCTGATTCGTGGCGGTGCCAGTCGGGCAGAGAGTCTGTTCCGCTCTTCATCTAGAGAAAGCCTTGTCAGGAGCCCGTCACGTGAGTCCCTGACCCCTTTGGGAGAAAATGAGTCTTCAGGGATCCCCACCTATGATCCACCCTCGGATATTGAAAGTGAAGCTGAGGAGCCTCCAGGAAGTGTGGAGGCCTTTTCTAAAGAGCAGTTGTTGCACAGACTGACTCAGGTGGAGAGAAGCCTGGGGAAGTACAGAGGAAAGTACTCAGAG CTGGTTACTGCATACCGAACAACACAGcgagaaaaggagaaaacacAG GTTATCCTCAGTCAGAGTCAAGATAAATCTCTCCGCAGGATAGGAGAGCTGCGGGAG GAGCTTCAAATGGACCAGCAGGCCAAGAAACACTTACAAGATGAGTTTGATGCTGCACTTGAGGAGAAAGACCAGATGATCACTGTCCTCCAAACACAG GTCGCTCTGCTGAAAAAACGAGCCAAGGGGGTCTCGGATGGTTCGCTGGCACCTGAAGGTGAGGTCAGTCAGACTGAAGTGGCAGAAGGTTCTTCATCTGCCATGCAGAGTCCATCCAAGGAGATGGAGCTCCCTGAGG GAGAGGGCAACAGTGATCCAACCAAACTTATGGAAGCTCTGCAGAAGAGGGTGAAGAGGCAAGAAAACCTGCTGCAGAAATGCAAAGAAGTGATGCGTACACACAAGGAGCGGAGTGGACAGCTGAGCAGTGAAAACGAAGCtctgcaggagcagctgcaAGAGAGACTGCAGGAGCTAGAGAAGATGAAG GAACTGCACACGACAGAAAAGACAAAGTTGATCACTCAGCTGCGCGATGCCAAGAACCTAATTGAACAGCTGGAGCAGGACAAG GGAATGGTCATTGCTGAGACGAAAAGGCAGATGCATGAGACACTGGAAATGAAAGAAGAGGAGATAGCACAGCTGCGCTCCAGGCTCCAGCAGGCTACTACCCAGAAAGAAGAGCTACAGGAACAGAAAGAAAAGGCTGAGAAATCAG CTTTTGAAGAGCTTGAACGAGCTCTGGGTGTAGCTCAGAGGGCAGAAGAGGCAAGAAAACAGCTGCAGGTTCAGCTGCAGGTTCAGCTGGAGGAGCAagtgaaagaagttgaaatggccggtgaagaagagaggaagaacCTGCAGCAGGAGCTGACAAGGGTCAAACAGGAAGTCGTCTCCATAATGAAG TCATCAGAGGAAACGGTTACTCAATTGGAGAAGACCCACAGTGAAGCTTTGGCTGCTAAAGAAgaggaaataaaagaaagaattaGCAAAGCAGTG GAGCAATGCAAAGAGCAGTTTTCACAGTTATCGAAGGAGCGAGAACAACAGGCCTCTCTGGCTCTGGAGGATGCAGAGTTACAGCAGACGGCTGTAAAGACAGAAGCTGATAACCGGGTTAAAGAGATACAGATGGAGCTGGAGGCTGCAAGAACT AGGATACTGGAGCTGGAGAGCTCAGTGAAGGAGGACTCACAGGGTGAATCCAGTCTGTCTCATCAACTTTCCAGTCAGCTGGAAGAGCTGAAGAATAAACACAAAGAGAAAATCACAACACTAAAAGAAAAGCATCAGGAGCAGCTGGAAAAGCACAAGGACACACTAACCCAGCAGCATAATGTTGCTCTTGAGGAGTTCAAGGAAAAGCAAGGAGCTGAAATTGAGACCCTTCTGAAAGATAAAGAGCTGCAGTTCCAAACACACATTGAAGATATGAACCTGAAGACTTTAGAGAAACTTGATGCAAAGCAGGCAGAGTTAGAGGAGCTTTCCGCTGAACTTTCAGAGGTGTTGAAGGGTAAACAGCTGCTGGAAGATGCTTCCAGGTTAGCTGAACAGGAGCACAAGGAGTCACTTGGATGCATGGAAAAAACTCTGAAACAGGAGCTCAATGCACTGAAAATTGTTCTGAGCGAAAAGGAAAAGAACATTGAACAACTTATCCTCAAAGAAAAAACACTGCGAGAGCAATCACAATCCACTTCACAAGATTTACAGGCTAGGATTCATGAATTTGAACAGCTGCAGCAGAGTTTAGCTCAAGCCCAGCGAGAAAATGAGAACCTGAAAGAATCTAATGCACAGTCGAGCAAAATCTCTGACGACCTTGATCAGTGCAAGAAGGATTTGATGGACTTAAACCATCAGTTGGAAGAAGCAAAGAATGACTGTCATCAAAAAGAGAAGTCACATCAGGAAATCGAGCACCAGTTACAAGAGACCAAGAAACAGCTTTTGGAGAAAGAGAAGTCATTCACTGCAGACCTGAACACACATCTGGAGAAACAAACACGCCTTGAGAAACAGCTGGTTGATGAAAAAGCTGCTCATGAGAAGAAGTTAAAAACCACTTTAAATGAGATGGAAGCTAAGTTGAAAACCCAGGAAACAAAAATGGAAAAGTTCAAACACAAGGCCAAAGAAATGCATGAAAACTATAAGAAAAAGCTTCAACAGATTGAAGAAAACATGAAGAAGGAGCTTGCGAAAAAGGAGATGGCGCTTCAAGCGAAGGAGCAACAAGTTCAAGAGAAAATTGTGGAGATGGCTCAGAAAAGCTCCCAAGGCCTTAGCAGCGCCATGTCAGAGCTCCAGGCCAACCACaaggaagagctggagaaaCTTCATACCAACCAGAAACACAaggtggaggagctggagctTCGTTGGCGAGAGAAGCTAGCGCAACAGGAGGAGGAACTGGCGGAGAAACATTCAGGCACACTACAGGAGAAGGGTCAGGAACTGGAGGAAATATCGCAACAGTTTGGCAGAACCAGAAAGGAGAATGAACAGCTATTATCGGACATAAAAGATTTGAAAGAGGAGCTGGCAATCCGAGAAACCACCGTGCAGAAGCTGCAAGAAGAGCTTAACGAAGCAGCAATGAAGCTTGACAGTTTGTCTCAGGCTGAGGCGTTGCTGAAAGAACAAATGGAGGCAACGGAGAGGAACCTAAACCAGGCTCTAAATGAGAGGAATGCCCTTCAAGACCAGCTGAATACAGCGGGGGAAGAGAGCAAGGAGAAATTAAGAAGTTTGTCAGAAAAGTTGAATGAAACGGAGAATGAGCTTGAAGCACTAAAAACTTCCAGATGCAGGGAAAGTGAGGACTTGCAGAGTAAATTTGATGAAACTTCCATTCAGCTACAAGCCAAGGAAGGAGCCTTCCAGCAGCAATTAATTATGGTCATCAGCAAAATGGACCATTGCTGTAAGGAGGTCCTGTCCAAAATAGAATGTGCCTCTAATGAACTCCAAGAACGAGTGGAAAGTCAAGTGAAGGAGCTGAACCTTAGACTGTTGTCAAGTCAGGAAACTGTAAAGCATCTCAAAAACATTGTCCTCACTAAAGCAGATAGGATTTGCACTTTAGAGGAGAATCTTCGCCAGCACACAGAGGAGAACAAGAATCTATGCATTTCATTAGAACAGATGACTGCTCAGGTAAATGTGCACATGGAGCGTACTGAAGCCTTAACATGTGAGAAGGAGAGTCATTCCCAGTCTGTCAGTGATCAAGTTCAGAAAATTGAGGAGCTCAGTGAGGCGAACAGAGTCCTATCCCAAACTTTGGAAACAAATGGGCTGCATATCACGGACTTGGAAAGCATTGTCACTGAGTTGAAAAATCAGCTCGCAAGTAGCATAAAAGAGAAGGAGGAAGCCATAAATCAGCTAAAGCAGCAGTATGAAGAGGAGCGGCAGCAAGCAGTGGCTCAGATGAAGGAGACCATCGAGAGATTGGAGCAGGAAAGGAAGTCTGCCTTGGAACAGGCGGACGCTCTCAGGAACAGCCAGTCAGAGTACGAGAACAAGGCAGAGGCGAGAGGCACTCAGGATGAGACTGCTATTAAGTCTCTGCAGGCAAGACTTGAGAAGTTGGAGCGAGAAATATCTGAAAAGAATGAGGCTCTGCAAAGGCTGACAGCAAGTATTGACAATCAGTCCATCAGCAAGTCTGAGATGGACCAGGTGTTGAGTGAAAAAGAGCAGAAAGTCAGTGACCTTACTTCGGAGCTCCAGAGTTGCATCGGTCGACTCggtgagcttcagcagcagttgGCCTTAAAGACTACAGAGTGTGAGCAACTCACCACTGACCTCAAACAGCATCATAGCATCAGGGAGAATGAAAAAAGAGAGTTtgtggagcagctgcagcagatccAGATGCAGCGCACTCAGAATGGTAATTTGGAGCAAGAGATGGCAGAAAAACTGCACTCCCTCGAAGAGGACAACCAAAAGTGTAAAAACAAGCTTGAAAGTCAAAGGGAGGAATTTGAAAGGATGAAAGATGAGATTATCAAGAACAAGGAGGAGAGTCTGAAAGCAGCCGAGGAGAGACTATCTGCAGAGAGCGCACGAAAAGTCTCCGAGCTGAAGAAGAAAGCCGAGCAGAAAATTAGTCATATTAAAAAACAGCTGACCGCACAGCTTGATGAGAAAGAGCAGATGATTAAGGCTCTTCAGAGTAACCTGGAGGGAAATAAGGGCGATGAAAAACAGAGCAATAAGCAAATAGAAACATTAGAAGAGAAAACTAAAATACTCGAAGAAACGCTCGTTAAGCTTCAGGAAGAGCAGGAAAAGCAAATTGAACAGATTCTGAGTAGCGAGAGGCTGGAGAAAGAAAGGTCTTTAGAGGAATTGAAAACCATGTACGAAGACAAGCTTATGTCGGTTCAGAGAGATGCAGAGCAACAAGTGCAGCTCAAAGAGACAGAATCAGCGTGGCACGAAATCCAGGCGaagctaaaggaggcagaggagcaGAATGGAAGCCTTCTCGCAGAACTGAAACGTCTGACAGAGGAACTACGTGAGAAAGATGCCCAGCTCCATCAGCTTCTGGCAACTACAGAGAAGCTCCAGGAAGAGGTGAAAGTGGAACATAGCAGCATGCAGCAAACTACAAGTGTAATGCAAAACCACTCTCCCGTGGAGGGGGTGGATGATGACGGTTCTTTGCAGTCGCTTGAGAATAAACTCAGTCAAATAAAGAACGAGAAAGAGAAAGTCCAAAAGGACTTCACCAGGTTGCAGAAAGACATGAGGGTACTGAGAAAAGAACACGAGCAAGACCTGGAGTACATGAAGAAAGAGTTGTTGGAGGAGAATGAGAAGAAGCTAAA ATTGGAGCTGGAACATGTAGAAATGAAGCACAACTCTGCTATGAAGCAGTTATTGAGAGAGTTCAACACACAAATGGCTTTGAAAGAGAAGGAGCTTGATTCAACAGTGAAGGAGACTATAG CCAAGGCTCAGACCGTTGAAGAGGAGCTCCTCGGGAGTCATCGTGATGAAGCCAGTCAGCTGAGGAAGGTTATTTCCCAGAAGGACGATGATTTGCAcagaactgttcaaaaatatgAACAGGTTATACAG ACTCGAGAGGAGGAGATGGGACAGAGAGTGTGGCAAATCCAGAAACAACTAGAAGAGCTGCAAGCGCGCTGCCAGGGCCCTTCTGAG GTGACATCAGAGGACCTACCG GCTCAGCTTGCTGAGAAGACGACTTTACTGAGTGAGGCTCGACTGAAGGAGCAGGAATTCATGGAGAGG ATTAACTCGCTTGAGGACAAGCTTAAGTGTCTCCACCGCAGCACAGTTGTAACTCATCTTGGGAGCACATTTAAAG ATCCTGGAATCGATGCATCCGATCTTGTCTCTGAAGCCACTGAGATGGAGTACCTGAGAAAAGTGCTGTTTGAATACATGATGGGACGGGAGACAAAA